The nucleotide sequence AAAGTTGAAGACACTTCACATGTGGTGCATTAAAGACCAACTTGTTTTCTAAGGCTAATCTTTCCCTGGATCCTTTTCTTCCTTCCTGTGAATGTTCATGAACTGCAAAGTTGCAGCATCCAAATTCCAATCTATGTAATGTAATCAATACACCATCTACAAACAAAGGTCCATTATTTCTCTTCCTTTACTCTTTCCAGTTGAATCATCATCGTTATAGTTGTGAGGATGCATTGTCCCTAAAAATGATCGTAATTGCTGTCAAAAGTTTTAGATCAATTATTATATTTGTTTCTGCAACTTGAGCAGAGACGAGCATTGGAGATTTGGTGGCTGAAACTCCAAGAACAGTAAAACTACTCTCATATGATTGATGTGACCAATGAGTCCATGCACACCAAGTAATTTACACTTGTTTCCGACCAAAACAACAGGAGAAATTAGTGTGATCAGTTCAAGCTAACACCAAAGAAGACGTCAAACACGTCCCCTTAGAACAAGAATTGATCACATGCATCATCACCTGGCGCCATGTCTGGAAGGCTCTCTTGCCCATGTCCGACACTTTCATCAAACAACCATGACTCGAGCAACGACAACGGTGTTCGGGTCTCCGCCATAGACTCGTTGATCCCAAACAGTGACTCGAGCGGTTCCGGCGACATGGAGCAGCCGGAAGCACTCGAGGCCGAAGCAACGCCGGGCTTCGGTGAGCCCCTCAACCATCCTTCAAGAAGTCGAGATATGTTCTCTGTGCTCGATGCGTAGGTCGAAGGCCTGATGTTGAAGTTGTACTCAGCCGAGGAGGCCATCGAATCAGGTAGGTCATCGGACTTCTCCATGGACAAGGCCTCGCTCAGAGCTCGCTTCGCCATGTGGATGTCGGTTTGGAGAcaccactcccacttacctttggaGATGGAACGGCAGCTCGGGCGCCCACTGCTCGTTTGTCGATCATTGCCAGTTCCAAGCTTCTTCTTCAGATGTgtattccagtagttcttgatgtcATTATCTGTCCTCTCCGGTAGATACGAAGCTATGGCTGCCCACCTGCATTCCAATAACATCGATGTCATCAATCAGTAGCCAGAACGAAGTCATGATTCATGTCATCTCTTCGTATTAAGGCTTCAAATCAATTACCTGTTGCCTAGAAGAGCTTGGAGATGGATTATAAGCTTCTCCTCCTGATCAGTGAAGTTCCCACGCTTGATCCCAGGCCTGAGGTAGTTTGTCCACCTGAGCCTGCAGCTCTTGCTGCATCTAATTAGCCCTGCCAAGGAAAGAAGACGATCTAAGTCGAATCAAGTATTCAGATCACAAGACTAGAAGAACGAAAAGGCTCACCAGTATTGGTAGGAACAGCCTTCCAATTCCCTGGACCATGCTCTTGGATGTAGGAGACCAAGACTATGTCCTCTTCTGGTGTCCAAGGTCCTTTCTTCACACCATCTCGGTCACAGCGTGGTGGTGGTCTGCccatctcactc is from Musa acuminata AAA Group cultivar baxijiao chromosome BXJ3-8, Cavendish_Baxijiao_AAA, whole genome shotgun sequence and encodes:
- the LOC103994797 gene encoding myb-related protein 306-like — its product is MGRPPPRCDRDGVKKGPWTPEEDIVLVSYIQEHGPGNWKAVPTNTGLIRCSKSCRLRWTNYLRPGIKRGNFTDQEEKLIIHLQALLGNRWAAIASYLPERTDNDIKNYWNTHLKKKLGTGNDRQTSSGRPSCRSISKGKWEWCLQTDIHMAKRALSEALSMEKSDDLPDSMASSAEYNFNIRPSTYASSTENISRLLEGWLRGSPKPGVASASSASGCSMSPEPLESLFGINESMAETRTPLSLLESWLFDESVGHGQESLPDMAPGDDACDQFLF